From the Zonotrichia albicollis isolate bZonAlb1 chromosome Z, bZonAlb1.hap1, whole genome shotgun sequence genome, one window contains:
- the SKP2 gene encoding S-phase kinase-associated protein 2 isoform X2, whose amino-acid sequence MRRDAGIQVPLLGCAGAAWRRGCVKHLQEIPSSSTNVSTSLEWDPGKTSELLSGMGVSALKKDKLGNENTPQDLLVSSPCLPPKRQKVKDNEKDFVIVRRPWLLREAESGISLDALPDELLLAIFAYLPLKDLLKVSMICKRWHRLSFDESLWQTLDLTGGNLLPGVLGQLLPAGVTVFRCPRSCVGDPLFKTSNLLKIQHLDLSNCTVSAADLHSILCLCEKLQNLSLEGLVLSDSIIKSIARNPNLIRLNLCGCSGFSAEALELMLSSCSMLEELNLSWCEFTATHVKAAVNHVTSKITQLNLSGYRENLQIADVKTLVERCPLLVHLDLSDSMMLKPECFQYFKQLVFLQHLCLSRCYQISPAALVELGEIRTLKTLQVFGIVTDSSLQLLEEALPDMKINGSHFTSIARPTVGNKKSHEIWGIKCRLTLRNPSFL is encoded by the exons ATGCGCCGGGACGCGGGCATACAAGTACCGCTGTTGGGCTGCGCGGGAGCCGCGTGGCGCCGAGGCTGCGT AAAGCACCTCCAGGAGATCCCATCCTCTAGCACTAATGTTTCCACCAGCTTGGAATGGGACCCCGGCAAGACCTCGGAGCTTCTCTCGGGTATGGGAGTGTCGGCCCTTAAGAAAGACAAGCTGGGCAATGAAAACACACCACAGGACCTGCTGGTGTCGTCACCCTGCCTTCCTCCAAAAAGGCAGAAGGTGAAGGACAACGAAAAGGACTTTGTTATCGTGCGCCGGCCATGGCTGCTCCGAGAGGCAGAGTCAG GTATTTCTTTGGATGCACTGCCAGATGAATTGCTTCTGGCAATCTTTGCCTATTTGCCCCTAAAGGATTTACTGAAAGTTTCTATGATTTGCAAGAGATGGCATCGACTTTC ATTTGATGAATCTCTCTGGCAGACTCTTGATTTGACTGGTGGGAATCTGCTGCCAGGAGTGCTTGGACAGTTGTTGCCTGCAGGTGTTACTGTGTTCCGCTGCCCGAGGTCTTGCGTTGGGGATCCGTTGTTTAAAACAAGCAA TCTTCTTAAAATTCAACACCTGGATTTGTCGAACTGCACAGTGTCTGCTGCAGATCTCCACAGTATTCTCTGTCTGtgtgaaaagctgcagaacCTCAGCTTGGAGGGTCTAGTGCTTTCTGACAGCATCATCAA GAGCATTGCTAGAAATCCCAATTTGATACGACTAAATCTCTGTGGGTGCTCAGGGTTTTCTGCAGAAGCCTTGGAGCTGATGTTGAGCAGTTGTTCTAT gctggaggagctgaacCTGTCCTGGTGTGAATTCACAGCCACTCATGTCAAAGCAGCAGTCAATCATGTTACTTCAAAGATCACCCAGTTAAATTTAAGTGGATACAGAGAGAATCTACAAATAGCAG ATGTGAAAACACTGGTGGAGAGATGTCCTTTGCTTGTCCATTTAGATCTCAG TGACAGCATGATGTTAAAGCCTGAGTGCTTCCAGTATTTTAAACAACTTGTGTTCCTACAACACCTGTGCCTTAGCCGATGTTACCAGATATCACCTGCTGCCTTAGT AGAGCTTGGTGAAATCCGAACACTGAAGACTCTTCAGGTATTTGGAATAGTCACTGAtagctccctgcagctcctcgaGGAAGCACTACCCGACATGAAGATCAATGGTTCACACTTTACCAGCATTGCAAGGCCAACTGTTGGCAATAAAAAGAGCCATGAGATTTGGGGCATCAAATGCAGATTGACACTGAGAAATCCTAGTTTCTTGTGA
- the SKP2 gene encoding S-phase kinase-associated protein 2 isoform X3 → MYRKHLQEIPSSSTNVSTSLEWDPGKTSELLSGMGVSALKKDKLGNENTPQDLLVSSPCLPPKRQKVKDNEKDFVIVRRPWLLREAESGISLDALPDELLLAIFAYLPLKDLLKVSMICKRWHRLSFDESLWQTLDLTGGNLLPGVLGQLLPAGVTVFRCPRSCVGDPLFKTSNLLKIQHLDLSNCTVSAADLHSILCLCEKLQNLSLEGLVLSDSIIKSIARNPNLIRLNLCGCSGFSAEALELMLSSCSMLEELNLSWCEFTATHVKAAVNHVTSKITQLNLSGYRENLQIADVKTLVERCPLLVHLDLSDSMMLKPECFQYFKQLVFLQHLCLSRCYQISPAALVELGEIRTLKTLQVFGIVTDSSLQLLEEALPDMKINGSHFTSIARPTVGNKKSHEIWGIKCRLTLRNPSFL, encoded by the exons ATGTACAG AAAGCACCTCCAGGAGATCCCATCCTCTAGCACTAATGTTTCCACCAGCTTGGAATGGGACCCCGGCAAGACCTCGGAGCTTCTCTCGGGTATGGGAGTGTCGGCCCTTAAGAAAGACAAGCTGGGCAATGAAAACACACCACAGGACCTGCTGGTGTCGTCACCCTGCCTTCCTCCAAAAAGGCAGAAGGTGAAGGACAACGAAAAGGACTTTGTTATCGTGCGCCGGCCATGGCTGCTCCGAGAGGCAGAGTCAG GTATTTCTTTGGATGCACTGCCAGATGAATTGCTTCTGGCAATCTTTGCCTATTTGCCCCTAAAGGATTTACTGAAAGTTTCTATGATTTGCAAGAGATGGCATCGACTTTC ATTTGATGAATCTCTCTGGCAGACTCTTGATTTGACTGGTGGGAATCTGCTGCCAGGAGTGCTTGGACAGTTGTTGCCTGCAGGTGTTACTGTGTTCCGCTGCCCGAGGTCTTGCGTTGGGGATCCGTTGTTTAAAACAAGCAA TCTTCTTAAAATTCAACACCTGGATTTGTCGAACTGCACAGTGTCTGCTGCAGATCTCCACAGTATTCTCTGTCTGtgtgaaaagctgcagaacCTCAGCTTGGAGGGTCTAGTGCTTTCTGACAGCATCATCAA GAGCATTGCTAGAAATCCCAATTTGATACGACTAAATCTCTGTGGGTGCTCAGGGTTTTCTGCAGAAGCCTTGGAGCTGATGTTGAGCAGTTGTTCTAT gctggaggagctgaacCTGTCCTGGTGTGAATTCACAGCCACTCATGTCAAAGCAGCAGTCAATCATGTTACTTCAAAGATCACCCAGTTAAATTTAAGTGGATACAGAGAGAATCTACAAATAGCAG ATGTGAAAACACTGGTGGAGAGATGTCCTTTGCTTGTCCATTTAGATCTCAG TGACAGCATGATGTTAAAGCCTGAGTGCTTCCAGTATTTTAAACAACTTGTGTTCCTACAACACCTGTGCCTTAGCCGATGTTACCAGATATCACCTGCTGCCTTAGT AGAGCTTGGTGAAATCCGAACACTGAAGACTCTTCAGGTATTTGGAATAGTCACTGAtagctccctgcagctcctcgaGGAAGCACTACCCGACATGAAGATCAATGGTTCACACTTTACCAGCATTGCAAGGCCAACTGTTGGCAATAAAAAGAGCCATGAGATTTGGGGCATCAAATGCAGATTGACACTGAGAAATCCTAGTTTCTTGTGA
- the SKP2 gene encoding S-phase kinase-associated protein 2 isoform X1: MAEALRGGASGAAMEPGGAGGSSWPWERCRDRRKHLQEIPSSSTNVSTSLEWDPGKTSELLSGMGVSALKKDKLGNENTPQDLLVSSPCLPPKRQKVKDNEKDFVIVRRPWLLREAESGISLDALPDELLLAIFAYLPLKDLLKVSMICKRWHRLSFDESLWQTLDLTGGNLLPGVLGQLLPAGVTVFRCPRSCVGDPLFKTSNLLKIQHLDLSNCTVSAADLHSILCLCEKLQNLSLEGLVLSDSIIKSIARNPNLIRLNLCGCSGFSAEALELMLSSCSMLEELNLSWCEFTATHVKAAVNHVTSKITQLNLSGYRENLQIADVKTLVERCPLLVHLDLSDSMMLKPECFQYFKQLVFLQHLCLSRCYQISPAALVELGEIRTLKTLQVFGIVTDSSLQLLEEALPDMKINGSHFTSIARPTVGNKKSHEIWGIKCRLTLRNPSFL, from the exons ATGGCTGAGGCGCTGCGCGGGGGAGCCTCGGGAGCGGCCATGGAACCCGGGGGAGCGGGAGGGAGCTCCTGGCCGTGGGAGCGGTGCCGGGATCGGAG AAAGCACCTCCAGGAGATCCCATCCTCTAGCACTAATGTTTCCACCAGCTTGGAATGGGACCCCGGCAAGACCTCGGAGCTTCTCTCGGGTATGGGAGTGTCGGCCCTTAAGAAAGACAAGCTGGGCAATGAAAACACACCACAGGACCTGCTGGTGTCGTCACCCTGCCTTCCTCCAAAAAGGCAGAAGGTGAAGGACAACGAAAAGGACTTTGTTATCGTGCGCCGGCCATGGCTGCTCCGAGAGGCAGAGTCAG GTATTTCTTTGGATGCACTGCCAGATGAATTGCTTCTGGCAATCTTTGCCTATTTGCCCCTAAAGGATTTACTGAAAGTTTCTATGATTTGCAAGAGATGGCATCGACTTTC ATTTGATGAATCTCTCTGGCAGACTCTTGATTTGACTGGTGGGAATCTGCTGCCAGGAGTGCTTGGACAGTTGTTGCCTGCAGGTGTTACTGTGTTCCGCTGCCCGAGGTCTTGCGTTGGGGATCCGTTGTTTAAAACAAGCAA TCTTCTTAAAATTCAACACCTGGATTTGTCGAACTGCACAGTGTCTGCTGCAGATCTCCACAGTATTCTCTGTCTGtgtgaaaagctgcagaacCTCAGCTTGGAGGGTCTAGTGCTTTCTGACAGCATCATCAA GAGCATTGCTAGAAATCCCAATTTGATACGACTAAATCTCTGTGGGTGCTCAGGGTTTTCTGCAGAAGCCTTGGAGCTGATGTTGAGCAGTTGTTCTAT gctggaggagctgaacCTGTCCTGGTGTGAATTCACAGCCACTCATGTCAAAGCAGCAGTCAATCATGTTACTTCAAAGATCACCCAGTTAAATTTAAGTGGATACAGAGAGAATCTACAAATAGCAG ATGTGAAAACACTGGTGGAGAGATGTCCTTTGCTTGTCCATTTAGATCTCAG TGACAGCATGATGTTAAAGCCTGAGTGCTTCCAGTATTTTAAACAACTTGTGTTCCTACAACACCTGTGCCTTAGCCGATGTTACCAGATATCACCTGCTGCCTTAGT AGAGCTTGGTGAAATCCGAACACTGAAGACTCTTCAGGTATTTGGAATAGTCACTGAtagctccctgcagctcctcgaGGAAGCACTACCCGACATGAAGATCAATGGTTCACACTTTACCAGCATTGCAAGGCCAACTGTTGGCAATAAAAAGAGCCATGAGATTTGGGGCATCAAATGCAGATTGACACTGAGAAATCCTAGTTTCTTGTGA